The following coding sequences lie in one Aricia agestis chromosome 10, ilAriAges1.1, whole genome shotgun sequence genomic window:
- the LOC121731012 gene encoding uncharacterized protein LOC121731012 — translation MNSVSTKMGPSKRTIKLCESTWKVHEFEVWSGELICRAAAISMPGSLFVWLGGREAALSAAALGVPRAGSALASSLLGDDPAAVALARRLSAALARQVYVCSGKEFDRFTAPLVERGIVAELKKHPDVFGKTS, via the coding sequence ATGAATAGCGTATCGACAAAGATGGGACCTTCGAAGAGGACAATCAAACTCTGCGAAAGCACGTGGAAAGTTCACGAGTTCGAGGTGTGGAGCGGCGAGTTGATCTGCCGGGCGGCGGCGATCAGCATGCCGGGGTCGTTGTTCGTGTGGCTGGGCGGCCGCGAGGCGGCGTTGTCGGCGGCGGCGCTGGGAGTGCCGCGCGCCGGCTCCGCGCTAGCCAGCTCGCTGCTGGGGGACGACCCCGCCGCCGTCGCTCTCGCCCGCCGCCTGAGCGCCGCGCTCGCGCGCCAGGTCTACGTCTGCAGCGGTAAGGAGTTCGACCGCTTCACCGCTCCGCTCGTCGAGCGCGGCATCGTCGCTGAACTGAAAAAACATCCTGATGTCTTTGGGAAAACAtcctga